Proteins co-encoded in one Opitutus terrae PB90-1 genomic window:
- a CDS encoding FAD:protein FMN transferase, with translation MTLVAHVYGAPTAATPHCPLRRMTFGALGTHCEIQYDCDDAARGAAFEQAALGWVQAFEAKYSRFRPDSLVSRINAAAGMSWVEIDADAERLLALCDTLHFLTQGILDPTMLPLIRLWNYKAEQPELPSDAAVEAAHRLVGWMQVQREPGRIFLPQPGMALDFGGFGKEYAVDVVAQIAIDHGITGVLVDFGHDLRGIGRPPDRPAWHIGLEDPQRPGTHSASMALTQNRGVASSGDYLRRFVIGGRRYGHILDPRTGRPVANGCRQATVIAGTCLHAGILSTTAFILGATKGLEFIQSFPGAEGLIITESARAQTRGFFNHVVS, from the coding sequence ATGACTCTCGTGGCACACGTCTATGGCGCGCCGACGGCGGCGACACCGCACTGCCCGCTGCGCCGGATGACTTTCGGCGCACTCGGGACGCACTGCGAAATCCAATACGACTGTGATGATGCGGCGCGCGGCGCGGCGTTTGAGCAGGCGGCGCTGGGCTGGGTGCAGGCTTTTGAGGCGAAATATTCCCGCTTCCGGCCCGACAGTCTCGTGAGTCGCATCAACGCTGCGGCCGGAATGAGCTGGGTCGAAATCGACGCCGACGCGGAACGACTCCTCGCGCTCTGCGACACGCTGCATTTTCTCACCCAGGGGATTCTCGATCCGACGATGCTGCCGCTGATTCGGCTCTGGAATTACAAAGCCGAACAGCCCGAACTCCCGAGCGACGCTGCGGTCGAGGCGGCGCACCGGCTCGTGGGCTGGATGCAGGTGCAGCGCGAGCCAGGCCGGATTTTTCTACCGCAGCCCGGGATGGCGCTGGATTTTGGCGGCTTCGGCAAGGAATACGCTGTGGACGTGGTGGCGCAGATTGCGATCGACCACGGCATCACCGGGGTGCTGGTGGATTTCGGGCATGATCTTCGCGGAATCGGCCGGCCGCCCGATCGACCCGCCTGGCACATCGGGCTAGAGGATCCGCAGCGGCCCGGCACGCACTCCGCGAGCATGGCGCTGACGCAGAACCGCGGCGTCGCGTCCTCCGGCGATTATCTGCGAAGATTTGTGATCGGTGGGCGCCGCTATGGACACATTCTCGACCCGCGCACCGGCCGCCCCGTGGCGAACGGTTGCCGGCAAGCGACGGTGATCGCCGGCACGTGCCTGCACGCGGGGATCCTGTCGACCACCGCGTTCATTCTGGGCGCGACCAAAGGCCTCGAGTTCATCCAGTCGTTCCCGGGCGCGGAGGGACTGATCATCACCGAAAGCGCCCGGGCGCAAACCCGCGGATTCTTCAACCATGTCGTTTCCTAG
- a CDS encoding sensor histidine kinase produces the protein MIATREPQPAGVARFRAKLFAALMVVIVTVTGVTLYFTQRSVAGAFELELQRDFQAQLAALHNVQQLRDAALAERCRLLVRRPRIHAAFEDNALDLLYPSARDELRDIMASADDSGRYGLHAEFYRFLDRHGAPIPPPNARDVGMLTPREEAQLSLPAAPERQQLGYLLRETAVGHDDLAEVIGLPIVSNETGEVLAALVLGFKRIAFADEALGSGIKRGLWLNGRLHLDRPAAAGPAELAAEVARAVAAGGPPRSLATVTAGAPHLLFYKQLNPGSAYAPAYEVCVYPLEELQRRQRESLWRIVAVAAALLLAGFGASHLLARRFARPVEALVVDSAQNRAQREKAEAALELTHEELQRAARFSADASHQLKTPVTVLRAGLEELLARENLTAEECHEISTLIHQTYRLSGVIEDLLLLSRMDAGRLKIDFGPVNLSQMIEAALDDLSAQSDDLDLTVESDYPPDLMVEGEKRYLSLILQNLLENARKYNEPGGRVRITTRAETGAVFLVVGNTGKTILPAAQEHIFERFHRGAVGENVPGYGLGLNLARELARLHGGDLRLLRSEAGWTEFQVSFRLARLEPTRL, from the coding sequence GTGATCGCGACGCGAGAGCCGCAGCCGGCCGGGGTGGCCCGCTTTCGCGCCAAGTTGTTTGCGGCGCTGATGGTGGTGATCGTGACGGTGACCGGCGTGACGCTCTACTTCACCCAGCGCAGCGTCGCGGGCGCGTTCGAACTGGAGTTGCAGCGCGATTTCCAGGCGCAGCTCGCGGCGCTGCACAACGTGCAGCAGTTGCGCGACGCCGCCCTGGCTGAGCGATGTCGATTGCTGGTGCGCCGGCCGCGCATCCACGCCGCGTTCGAGGACAACGCGCTGGATCTGCTCTATCCGAGCGCCCGGGACGAACTGCGCGACATCATGGCGAGCGCGGACGATTCGGGCCGGTACGGGCTGCACGCGGAGTTTTATCGGTTTCTCGACCGGCATGGCGCGCCGATTCCCCCGCCGAACGCCCGTGACGTGGGCATGCTGACGCCCAGGGAGGAAGCGCAACTGTCGCTCCCCGCCGCGCCCGAGCGGCAGCAGCTGGGCTATTTGCTGCGGGAGACCGCCGTCGGGCATGATGATCTCGCGGAAGTGATCGGGCTGCCGATCGTCTCGAACGAAACCGGCGAGGTGCTCGCCGCGCTGGTGCTGGGATTCAAGCGGATCGCGTTTGCTGACGAGGCACTTGGCAGCGGCATCAAGCGCGGGTTGTGGCTCAACGGTCGGCTGCACCTCGATCGGCCGGCCGCGGCCGGACCGGCGGAACTGGCGGCCGAGGTGGCGCGCGCCGTCGCGGCCGGCGGCCCGCCGCGCAGTCTGGCCACCGTGACCGCGGGCGCGCCGCATCTGCTCTTTTACAAGCAGCTGAATCCAGGTTCCGCTTACGCGCCGGCCTATGAAGTCTGCGTTTATCCGCTCGAAGAACTTCAGCGGCGCCAGCGCGAATCGCTCTGGCGAATCGTCGCCGTGGCGGCTGCGCTGCTGCTGGCCGGTTTTGGCGCGAGTCACCTGCTCGCGCGCCGGTTCGCGCGGCCGGTCGAGGCGTTGGTAGTGGACTCCGCTCAAAATCGCGCGCAGCGGGAGAAAGCCGAGGCGGCGCTCGAGCTAACCCACGAGGAGCTGCAGCGGGCGGCGCGTTTCTCCGCGGACGCATCGCACCAGTTGAAAACGCCCGTCACGGTGTTGCGCGCCGGACTCGAGGAGTTGCTGGCCCGGGAGAATCTCACGGCGGAGGAGTGCCATGAGATTTCCACGCTGATTCATCAAACCTACCGGCTCTCGGGCGTGATCGAGGACTTGCTGTTGCTTTCGCGCATGGACGCCGGCCGGTTGAAGATCGACTTTGGGCCGGTGAACCTGAGCCAGATGATCGAGGCCGCGCTCGATGATCTTAGCGCCCAGAGCGACGACCTCGATCTGACGGTGGAGAGCGACTACCCGCCGGATCTCATGGTCGAGGGCGAAAAGCGCTATCTTTCACTGATCCTTCAGAACCTGCTCGAAAATGCGCGGAAGTATAACGAGCCGGGCGGCCGCGTGCGCATCACCACCCGCGCCGAAACGGGCGCGGTCTTCCTGGTCGTGGGCAACACCGGCAAGACGATCCTGCCCGCCGCGCAAGAGCACATCTTCGAACGTTTTCATCGCGGCGCAGTGGGAGAGAACGTGCCCGGCTACGGGCTCGGATTGAACCTGGCGCGGGAACTGGCGCGGCTGCATGGTGGCGACCTGCGGCTGTTGCGGTCGGAAGCGGGCTGGACCGAGTTTCAGGTCAGCTTCCGTCTGGCTCGACTCGAACCGACGCGACTCTAG
- a CDS encoding carboxypeptidase regulatory-like domain-containing protein, whose translation MSTATWRAVGVALCLLAGALRADVVIEGRVALPDSPRRPVINQRYEIVSRGGVVSTNPPLAVVYLEGAFPPATEPRVVQLPQKDLAFVPSLLPIQVGTRVEFPNLDDIYHNIFSYSAPKRFDLGRYRPDERPVPSQVFDVPGLVTLRCDIHEHMRGIILVLDTPHFVVTEATGDFRLGGLPAGRYVLKAWVNSKTTLEKPVELTDGAVLRIDFP comes from the coding sequence ATGAGCACGGCAACCTGGCGTGCGGTGGGCGTGGCGCTGTGCCTTCTGGCGGGCGCGCTCCGCGCCGACGTGGTGATCGAGGGGCGGGTAGCGTTGCCGGACTCGCCGCGGCGGCCGGTCATCAACCAGCGCTACGAGATCGTGAGCCGCGGCGGCGTGGTGTCGACGAATCCGCCGCTCGCGGTGGTTTACCTCGAGGGCGCGTTCCCGCCGGCCACCGAGCCGCGCGTGGTGCAGCTGCCGCAGAAAGACCTCGCGTTCGTGCCCTCGCTGCTCCCGATCCAGGTCGGCACGCGGGTGGAGTTCCCCAATCTCGACGACATCTACCACAACATCTTCTCCTACTCGGCGCCGAAGCGCTTCGATCTCGGCCGCTACCGGCCGGACGAGCGCCCGGTGCCGTCGCAGGTTTTCGACGTGCCCGGCCTGGTCACGCTGCGCTGCGACATCCATGAACACATGCGGGGCATCATCCTCGTGCTGGATACGCCGCACTTCGTGGTGACGGAGGCCACGGGCGACTTCCGGCTGGGCGGGCTGCCGGCGGGCCGCTACGTGCTGAAGGCGTGGGTGAACAGCAAAACGACGCTGGAGAAACCGGTGGAGCTGACCGACGGCGCGGTCCTGCGGATCGACTTCCCGTGA
- a CDS encoding prepilin-type N-terminal cleavage/methylation domain-containing protein: protein MPPAPDSFLVERVAPNPVQRTRQCVEGNAFHLASKAAAQRPLHRRAAGFTLLEVLVALAVFALAAVMLASAYLNVLNAYASANRTALRDDNVRFARAFLLAEPDRRKAEEGDSFEGTGGARVVWRATIEPTSTADLFHVEFVCEVNEPKSTDRRPAVTEQFMLLRPTWSEGVDTAKLRADAKERILELRAKLK, encoded by the coding sequence ATGCCGCCTGCGCCCGACTCATTCCTGGTGGAGCGCGTTGCCCCCAACCCGGTGCAGCGAACGCGCCAATGCGTTGAGGGCAACGCGTTCCACCTTGCTTCGAAAGCTGCGGCGCAGCGGCCGCTACACCGGCGCGCCGCCGGCTTCACCTTGCTCGAGGTGCTGGTGGCGCTCGCGGTGTTTGCGCTGGCCGCGGTGATGCTGGCGTCGGCGTACCTCAACGTGCTCAACGCCTACGCCTCGGCGAACCGCACGGCGCTGCGCGACGACAACGTCCGGTTTGCGCGGGCATTTCTGCTCGCCGAACCCGATCGCCGGAAGGCGGAGGAGGGCGACTCGTTCGAAGGTACCGGCGGCGCACGCGTCGTCTGGCGCGCGACGATCGAGCCGACGAGCACCGCTGATCTCTTCCACGTGGAATTCGTGTGCGAGGTCAACGAGCCGAAATCCACCGACCGCCGACCGGCGGTGACCGAGCAATTCATGCTGCTGCGGCCCACCTGGTCCGAAGGCGTCGACACGGCCAAGCTCCGGGCCGACGCCAAGGAGCGTATCCTGGAACTGCGGGCGAAGCTGAAATGA
- a CDS encoding DUF4266 domain-containing protein codes for MKTNSNRKAVGCALTLLGFALAGAGCSTVRVQPWERATFTEYAMRPDRDPLATAAAEHTFFSREAAHGGRGVGGSGCGCN; via the coding sequence ATGAAAACAAACTCCAACCGCAAAGCCGTTGGTTGCGCGCTGACGCTCCTCGGATTCGCGCTCGCCGGCGCCGGCTGCAGCACGGTGCGGGTGCAGCCGTGGGAGCGCGCGACGTTCACCGAGTATGCCATGCGCCCGGACCGCGACCCGCTCGCGACCGCCGCGGCCGAGCACACATTTTTCTCGCGCGAAGCGGCGCACGGCGGTCGTGGCGTCGGTGGCAGTGGCTGCGGCTGCAACTGA
- a CDS encoding general secretion pathway protein GspK, whose protein sequence is MLVIVLVTVLFAATALIAFTEKAEDDLLVEAREIASNRLRREAYSALEVTLAVLEDFRLVNGGWRSPAEGWGDPLEFAGWAPRDGLQVEIAFEDESGKLSLPHVEAATLVNLFEEWGLTKGDAENLTDALLEWMRKDHVATRARTSDYERAELPYGPPQRSLRSFSELAAIEVVRETFFDETGRPNELWHRFVATMSLLDFKQTNLNGAAGDAVLALGSLDRFQQQQLNDYLHGTGDRAQQGPGFFQTTADAAGILGVPSLPNGYGTEIAALRIRLTVREGGTAFQLSAVVAPPGGAKFVPPMADPATSSETGSSTGDKTASAAGTTETAADSKKLNYPFTLLEITENAEFSRVPAPEPKA, encoded by the coding sequence GTGCTCGTGATCGTGCTGGTCACCGTGCTGTTTGCGGCGACGGCGCTGATCGCGTTCACCGAGAAAGCGGAGGACGACCTCTTGGTCGAGGCGCGCGAGATCGCCTCGAACCGGCTGCGGCGCGAGGCTTACTCCGCGCTCGAGGTGACGCTCGCCGTGCTTGAGGATTTTCGGCTGGTCAACGGTGGCTGGCGCAGCCCGGCCGAGGGGTGGGGCGATCCGCTGGAGTTCGCCGGCTGGGCGCCGCGCGATGGATTGCAGGTCGAGATCGCTTTCGAGGACGAGAGCGGGAAGCTGTCCCTCCCCCACGTGGAGGCGGCGACGCTCGTGAATCTGTTCGAGGAGTGGGGGCTCACGAAGGGCGACGCGGAAAACCTGACCGACGCGCTGCTCGAATGGATGCGCAAGGACCACGTCGCGACGCGCGCGCGCACGTCAGACTACGAACGTGCGGAGCTGCCCTACGGCCCGCCGCAGCGTTCGCTGCGCAGCTTCTCGGAGCTGGCCGCGATCGAAGTCGTGCGGGAGACGTTCTTCGACGAGACCGGCCGGCCGAACGAACTCTGGCATCGGTTCGTCGCGACGATGTCGCTGCTGGATTTCAAGCAGACCAACCTGAACGGCGCCGCGGGCGACGCGGTGCTCGCGCTCGGTTCGCTCGATCGTTTCCAGCAGCAGCAACTGAACGATTATCTGCACGGCACCGGCGATCGCGCGCAGCAGGGCCCGGGTTTTTTTCAAACGACCGCGGACGCTGCCGGAATTCTCGGCGTCCCGTCCTTGCCCAACGGCTACGGGACGGAGATCGCCGCGCTGCGCATCCGCCTCACCGTGCGCGAAGGCGGCACGGCGTTTCAGCTCTCGGCGGTCGTCGCTCCGCCGGGCGGCGCGAAGTTCGTGCCGCCGATGGCCGACCCTGCCACCTCAAGTGAAACCGGTTCGAGCACCGGGGACAAAACCGCATCAGCCGCCGGGACCACGGAAACGGCCGCGGACTCGAAAAAACTGAACTATCCATTTACGCTCTTGGAAATTACCGAGAATGCTGAATTTTCTCGGGTTCCTGCACCGGAACCGAAGGCATGA
- a CDS encoding prepilin-type N-terminal cleavage/methylation domain-containing protein, with amino-acid sequence MRSSRRIPVFRPACPSPRAAFTLLEILLALSLVGLVLVALNSLVFSMGELWGRNTDVRLFDQHVRAVTRFLEQELRSAALPPSAEQGATAITAQEIRPANGPTDNLLTFELREGCRLFTWPDRPLPEVVCSLQFRDRDGLWLLWHSRLEKRFAEDPPRETQITPLVTAMSYLYYDPAFKNWKDEPQLRRDNQSRLETPQRLRLTFTYGKLTRETFVILPAVTGQGLPNF; translated from the coding sequence ATGAGATCGTCGCGCCGCATCCCTGTCTTTCGCCCGGCGTGCCCGAGCCCGCGCGCGGCGTTCACGCTGCTCGAGATCCTGCTCGCGCTGTCATTGGTTGGGCTCGTGCTGGTCGCGCTCAACTCGCTTGTGTTCTCGATGGGCGAGCTGTGGGGTCGCAACACCGACGTGCGCTTGTTCGACCAGCATGTGCGCGCCGTCACGCGCTTTCTCGAGCAGGAACTGCGTTCCGCCGCACTGCCGCCCTCGGCCGAGCAGGGAGCGACGGCGATCACGGCCCAGGAGATCCGCCCCGCCAACGGGCCGACCGACAACCTGCTGACCTTCGAGCTGCGCGAGGGGTGCCGGCTCTTCACCTGGCCCGACCGACCGCTCCCGGAGGTCGTGTGCTCGCTGCAGTTCCGCGATCGTGACGGGCTCTGGCTGCTCTGGCATTCGCGCCTGGAGAAACGCTTCGCCGAGGATCCACCGCGGGAGACGCAGATCACGCCACTCGTCACGGCGATGAGCTATCTCTACTACGATCCGGCCTTCAAAAACTGGAAGGACGAGCCGCAGCTGCGGCGCGACAACCAGAGCCGGCTGGAGACGCCGCAGCGGCTCCGACTGACGTTCACCTACGGCAAGCTGACGCGCGAAACCTTCGTGATTCTCCCCGCCGTGACCGGCCAAGGGCTGCCGAACTTCTGA
- a CDS encoding immunoglobulin domain-containing protein yields MKVSPAFKRRLQWINLPTAALIALLQRAPVVRVLVATEEFVLSTPIGALLKSSVAAAATLGTVHSLAGATALSTSQASPLSVAVGTTVSVGFAITGTLSEPETWTVSGSVPPGLSFNGGATSGTINAAQLLLSGTATTAGSYNINLSARDTPTGNTTPVYTFTINVTGAAASAPAITTQPQNQSGNVGANVTLTVATSGSPAPTLQWRRNGADVAGGTSASLMLANLQPANAGLYAAVATNSAGSATSQAAMVGVATTSKVVGDGQELQPVNIVHPNGNIFDQVLLIGVAETITADTGQVTRTSYIDTDNDIVQVEFSGPGTLSLVLSGSSGPAAPVNYNQAVNYMKGHAGIVITGANENTNVSVFTVGRATAFDPTGAYNILQAPNSTTNNPANNGSSLFQGHGSTAYDGIADIAFIAISSTNGRFGGVRTSNATYFASAGWTGVYAPGVTFDGPVFIGDISAFDNAKPVILLGTATNVRITGGDLAQNNGQPVQVSGMTQLAFTAGSDSGGTTLVRQTNQAVLQRDGQDVTNQLVVYQ; encoded by the coding sequence ATGAAAGTGTCTCCCGCGTTCAAGCGCAGGCTCCAATGGATCAACCTGCCCACTGCTGCTCTCATCGCCCTGCTGCAACGTGCCCCAGTCGTGCGCGTGCTCGTCGCGACCGAGGAGTTCGTGCTGTCCACGCCGATCGGCGCGCTCCTCAAATCCTCCGTCGCCGCGGCCGCGACTCTCGGGACCGTGCACTCGCTGGCCGGCGCCACCGCGTTGTCGACGTCACAGGCGAGTCCGCTCTCGGTCGCAGTCGGCACCACCGTGTCCGTCGGATTCGCGATCACCGGCACGCTGTCGGAGCCGGAAACGTGGACGGTGAGCGGTTCGGTGCCGCCAGGCCTGTCCTTCAACGGCGGCGCCACGTCCGGCACGATCAACGCCGCGCAGCTGCTCCTCTCCGGTACCGCCACCACAGCCGGCAGCTACAACATCAATCTCAGCGCACGGGACACGCCGACCGGCAACACGACGCCGGTCTACACCTTCACGATCAACGTCACCGGCGCGGCGGCTTCGGCGCCCGCAATCACGACTCAACCGCAAAATCAGAGTGGCAATGTCGGTGCGAACGTCACCCTCACCGTCGCCACGTCGGGCTCGCCCGCGCCGACGCTGCAATGGCGGCGCAATGGTGCCGATGTCGCGGGCGGAACGAGCGCCTCGCTGATGCTCGCGAACCTGCAACCGGCGAACGCCGGACTCTACGCGGCCGTCGCGACGAATTCGGCAGGTTCGGCCACGAGCCAGGCGGCGATGGTCGGCGTGGCCACGACGAGCAAGGTCGTCGGCGATGGCCAGGAGCTGCAACCCGTCAATATCGTGCATCCGAACGGAAACATCTTCGACCAGGTGTTGCTGATCGGCGTTGCGGAGACGATCACGGCCGATACCGGTCAGGTCACACGCACTTCCTACATCGATACCGACAATGATATCGTGCAGGTGGAGTTCAGCGGGCCGGGGACTTTGTCGCTGGTGTTGAGCGGCTCTTCGGGTCCAGCAGCGCCGGTGAACTACAACCAGGCCGTCAACTACATGAAGGGCCATGCGGGCATCGTGATCACTGGCGCCAACGAGAACACCAACGTGTCCGTATTCACCGTCGGTCGCGCCACCGCGTTCGATCCGACCGGCGCCTACAATATTCTCCAAGCGCCGAACTCGACGACCAACAACCCCGCGAACAACGGCAGCTCGCTGTTCCAGGGCCACGGCAGCACGGCGTATGATGGCATCGCGGATATCGCGTTCATTGCGATCTCGAGCACGAACGGCCGGTTCGGCGGCGTGCGCACGTCCAATGCCACCTACTTCGCGTCCGCTGGGTGGACCGGAGTCTACGCGCCCGGCGTGACGTTCGACGGGCCGGTGTTTATCGGTGACATCTCTGCGTTCGACAACGCCAAGCCGGTCATCCTGCTCGGCACCGCGACGAACGTCCGGATCACGGGTGGCGACCTCGCGCAGAACAACGGCCAGCCCGTGCAGGTGAGCGGAATGACACAACTCGCTTTCACGGCCGGCAGCGATTCAGGCGGCACCACGTTGGTGCGTCAGACGAATCAGGCCGTGCTGCAGCGCGACGGACAGGACGTCACCAATCAGCTGGTCGTGTATCAATAA
- a CDS encoding DUF3570 domain-containing protein: MRLRPSSFPPLRAVWLLLLWLVVPQRSAKAETGVSYKFADYRESGDRIAVRSHYGLVEQTIGTDMRLRVNGVIDAIAGATPTGQPPETPGGPVPLTTIHDRRKAWGAEFFRQFPRIGVTLGAANSRESDYVSTGWSLNTLTDFNQKNTTLLLGVAGTDDDIKVFYQTERAKKRTTDLIAGVTQLLDARTSVVFNLGYGHSEGFHADPYRLIQKRVEIFPGVVLPRTFGENRPDERDKWTAYAAVNRAYPALHGAVEANYRWFHDSFGTNAHTVELAWFQQLGARLTLRPGIRYYQQSAADFYRIDLEGTNILPGERPNPAGPFFSADYRLSALRSTTYGLKAIATLTEHWQLDASIERYEMRGRDGLTSPSAYPRAVLVNVGVRLTW, translated from the coding sequence ATGCGCCTTCGTCCGTCTTCCTTCCCCCCGCTCCGCGCCGTGTGGCTGCTGCTGTTGTGGCTCGTCGTGCCGCAACGGTCCGCGAAGGCGGAGACGGGTGTGAGCTACAAGTTCGCGGACTACCGCGAATCTGGCGACCGCATCGCGGTGCGGTCGCACTACGGCCTCGTCGAGCAGACGATCGGCACCGACATGCGGCTGCGGGTCAACGGCGTGATCGACGCGATCGCGGGCGCCACCCCGACCGGCCAGCCGCCGGAAACGCCGGGCGGCCCCGTGCCGCTGACGACGATTCACGACCGACGCAAGGCGTGGGGCGCCGAGTTTTTCCGGCAGTTTCCGCGCATCGGCGTCACCCTCGGTGCCGCGAACAGCCGCGAGAGCGATTACGTTTCCACGGGCTGGTCGTTGAACACGCTGACCGATTTCAACCAGAAGAACACCACGCTGCTGCTCGGCGTCGCCGGCACGGACGACGACATCAAGGTGTTTTACCAGACGGAACGCGCGAAGAAACGCACCACGGATCTGATCGCCGGCGTCACCCAGCTGCTCGATGCGCGCACCTCCGTGGTGTTCAATCTCGGTTACGGCCACAGCGAAGGCTTTCACGCCGATCCGTACCGGCTCATCCAGAAACGCGTGGAAATTTTTCCCGGTGTCGTGCTGCCGCGGACGTTCGGGGAAAACCGACCCGACGAGCGCGACAAATGGACCGCTTATGCCGCGGTGAATCGCGCCTATCCCGCGCTGCACGGCGCGGTCGAGGCGAACTACCGGTGGTTCCATGACAGCTTCGGGACCAACGCTCACACCGTCGAACTCGCGTGGTTCCAGCAGCTCGGCGCGCGGCTGACGCTGCGCCCGGGAATCCGCTACTACCAGCAGAGCGCGGCGGATTTTTATCGGATCGATCTCGAGGGCACGAACATCCTGCCGGGCGAGCGACCGAATCCCGCCGGGCCGTTCTTTTCCGCCGACTACCGGCTCTCCGCGCTGCGCAGCACCACCTATGGATTGAAGGCGATCGCGACGCTGACGGAGCACTGGCAGCTCGATGCCTCGATTGAACGCTACGAGATGCGCGGCCGGGACGGCCTCACCTCCCCGAGCGCATATCCCCGCGCCGTGTTGGTGAACGTCGGGGTGCGTCTCACATGGTGA
- a CDS encoding TlpA family protein disulfide reductase: protein MSFPSSTFPAAFARGLRGGFVALVFALLGLPGLARAQIAVGDAFPNLATMGLTEGKLPDSAGRVMLVDFWASWCAPCKASFPAFSRLHTAFAEKGFVIVAVSVDEKPAAYAAFVKKWQPPFTTVLDQAQNLVRAVKVPAMPTSYLIGRDGRVRSIHQGFHGAATERELQQSIEKLLAEQA, encoded by the coding sequence ATGTCGTTTCCTAGCTCCACTTTCCCGGCCGCGTTCGCGCGCGGCCTCCGCGGCGGATTCGTCGCACTGGTTTTTGCGCTCTTGGGCCTGCCCGGTTTGGCCCGGGCGCAGATCGCGGTGGGCGACGCATTTCCCAACCTCGCGACGATGGGACTCACCGAAGGCAAACTGCCGGATTCGGCGGGTCGCGTGATGCTCGTGGATTTCTGGGCCTCGTGGTGTGCGCCGTGCAAGGCCTCGTTCCCGGCGTTCAGCCGGCTCCACACGGCGTTTGCGGAGAAAGGATTCGTGATCGTGGCCGTGAGCGTGGATGAAAAACCGGCGGCCTACGCCGCGTTCGTGAAGAAATGGCAGCCGCCGTTCACGACCGTGCTTGATCAGGCGCAGAACCTCGTGCGCGCAGTCAAGGTTCCGGCGATGCCGACGTCTTATCTGATCGGGCGCGACGGGCGCGTCCGATCGATTCATCAAGGTTTCCACGGGGCCGCGACGGAGCGGGAATTGCAGCAGTCGATTGAAAAACTTTTGGCTGAGCAGGCCTGA
- a CDS encoding response regulator transcription factor yields MRILVIEDEAQLARHIVRALTRHGHVASAELDGEKGLQSVLRDPPDLVVLDLNLPGVDGLAVLARLREANSPARVLILTARSEVEHRVKGLKAGADDYLPKPFSLDELVARIEALGRRGATPTAADFLKVADLQMDVQHRRVSRAARPVALSPREFDVLQVLMQEPGRVFSRTELCERVWQRDHQYDTRTVEIFIARLRKKVDSGFNAPLIHTLRSIGYTIRGPVA; encoded by the coding sequence ATGCGTATTCTCGTCATTGAGGATGAAGCCCAACTGGCGCGGCACATCGTGCGCGCGCTCACGCGGCACGGCCACGTTGCGAGCGCGGAGCTCGACGGCGAAAAGGGCCTGCAGTCCGTGCTGCGCGACCCACCCGATTTGGTCGTGCTCGATCTGAACCTGCCGGGCGTCGATGGCTTGGCGGTACTCGCGCGGCTGCGCGAAGCCAATTCGCCGGCCCGCGTGCTGATCCTGACGGCGCGCAGCGAAGTGGAACACCGCGTCAAGGGCCTCAAGGCGGGCGCCGACGACTATCTGCCGAAACCCTTTTCCCTCGATGAGCTCGTCGCGCGCATCGAGGCGCTGGGCCGGCGCGGGGCTACTCCCACGGCGGCGGATTTTCTTAAGGTGGCCGATCTGCAGATGGACGTGCAGCACCGCCGCGTGAGCCGTGCCGCGCGGCCGGTGGCACTCTCGCCCCGCGAATTCGACGTCCTGCAGGTGCTGATGCAGGAGCCGGGTCGCGTGTTTTCCCGCACGGAACTGTGCGAACGGGTCTGGCAACGCGATCATCAGTACGACACGCGCACGGTCGAAATCTTCATCGCGCGACTGCGCAAGAAGGTGGACTCCGGTTTCAACGCTCCGCTGATTCACACCCTCCGTTCGATCGGCTACACCATCCGGGGGCCCGTGGCATGA